The Herpetosiphonaceae bacterium genome includes a region encoding these proteins:
- a CDS encoding alpha-galactosidase — translation MQIETLSLFTFADTTARFLRDCATGCVGMELFPSAMADQLVPRRSTVLDDPEIDAMPGIGPFPAWEVDPLAHVKIVGDSYSGGFAQGHTMRNAPSIAAFRLAEQNVERDGMKTAVVTTLHSDAGHRIEHRLSWQAGDAAAEVTTTFINDSPRPVTLELLTSFSLGGITPFHRADAPGRLRVHRFRSVWSAEGRLDTRSIEALHLERSWGGAGAYSERFGQIGSMPVRRWFPFVAVEDTRASVLWGAQLAWAGSWQMEIFRQHDPVCISGGLADREFGHWMKTLAAGESLTSPPATIACAQGDLDDLCDRLTAVQQRAADAQPAIEQSLPIIFNEWCTTWGDPSHDRVLALTRRLNGSPVTYVVIDAGWYKGEVGDWFSAHGDWIPSRTLFPQGLEATAAAIRAQGLIPGLWFEMETVGIYSTAFSLVDHLLKRDGIPVTVRNRRFWDLNDTFAVAYLTERVIGLLERCGFGYLKVDYNETIGLGNEGTESLGEGLRRQVLGTYRMFERIRTRLPHLVIENCASGGHRLEPSMLARTAMSSFSDAHEVVEIPIIAASLHRLMLPRQSQIWAVLKAS, via the coding sequence ATGCAGATCGAAACTCTTTCCCTGTTTACGTTTGCGGACACCACGGCTCGCTTCCTGCGAGATTGCGCTACCGGCTGCGTCGGCATGGAATTGTTTCCAAGCGCAATGGCCGATCAGCTCGTTCCCCGCCGCTCAACGGTGTTGGACGATCCGGAAATCGACGCGATGCCGGGCATTGGGCCGTTCCCGGCATGGGAGGTCGATCCGCTGGCCCACGTCAAGATCGTCGGCGACTCGTACTCCGGCGGGTTCGCGCAGGGTCATACCATGCGCAATGCGCCTTCCATCGCCGCCTTCCGGCTCGCAGAGCAGAACGTCGAGCGCGACGGGATGAAAACAGCCGTGGTCACGACGCTCCACAGCGATGCCGGGCATCGCATTGAGCATCGCCTATCATGGCAGGCGGGCGATGCGGCAGCGGAAGTGACGACGACCTTTATCAACGATTCGCCCCGACCGGTCACGCTGGAGTTGCTGACGAGCTTCTCGCTGGGCGGCATCACCCCGTTCCATCGGGCCGACGCGCCAGGGCGGCTGCGGGTGCATCGCTTTCGCTCGGTGTGGAGCGCCGAGGGCCGGTTGGACACACGCAGCATCGAAGCGCTGCATCTCGAACGCTCGTGGGGCGGCGCGGGCGCGTATAGCGAGCGCTTCGGCCAGATCGGATCGATGCCGGTGCGCCGCTGGTTTCCGTTCGTCGCCGTCGAGGATACACGGGCCAGCGTCCTCTGGGGCGCGCAGCTCGCCTGGGCCGGATCGTGGCAAATGGAGATCTTTCGCCAGCACGATCCGGTGTGCATCTCGGGCGGGCTAGCTGACCGCGAGTTCGGCCACTGGATGAAAACGCTGGCGGCTGGGGAGTCCCTGACCTCGCCGCCCGCGACCATCGCCTGTGCGCAGGGCGATCTGGACGATCTGTGTGATCGCCTGACCGCGGTGCAGCAGCGCGCAGCGGACGCGCAGCCAGCGATCGAGCAGAGCCTGCCGATCATCTTCAACGAATGGTGTACCACCTGGGGCGATCCCAGTCACGACCGCGTGCTGGCGCTCACTCGACGCTTAAATGGCTCGCCGGTGACATACGTCGTGATCGACGCCGGCTGGTACAAGGGTGAGGTTGGCGACTGGTTCAGCGCCCACGGCGACTGGATTCCAAGCCGCACGCTCTTCCCCCAAGGATTGGAGGCTACCGCAGCGGCGATCCGCGCGCAGGGCCTCATTCCTGGGCTGTGGTTCGAGATGGAAACCGTCGGCATCTATTCAACCGCCTTTTCACTGGTCGACCACCTGCTCAAGCGCGACGGCATTCCCGTGACGGTCCGCAACCGTCGCTTCTGGGATTTGAACGATACGTTCGCCGTGGCGTACCTGACCGAGCGCGTGATCGGGCTGCTGGAGCGCTGCGGCTTCGGCTACCTGAAAGTCGATTACAACGAAACCATCGGGCTCGGCAACGAGGGCACAGAGTCGCTCGGCGAAGGCTTACGGCGGCAAGTTCTGGGCACGTACCGCATGTTCGAGCGCATCCGTACGCGGCTGCCGCATCTGGTGATCGAAAACTGCGCGTCGGGCGGCCATCGTCTCGAGCCGTCCATGCTGGCCCGCACCGCAATGTCGTCGTTTTCCGACGCGCACGAGGTCGTTGAAATCCCGATCATCGCGGCGAGCCTGCACCGCTTAATGCTGCCGCGCCAATCGCAGATCTGGGCTGTGCTCAAGGCCAGC